A single region of the Lagopus muta isolate bLagMut1 chromosome 24, bLagMut1 primary, whole genome shotgun sequence genome encodes:
- the LOC125684320 gene encoding uncharacterized protein LOC125684320 isoform X6, whose amino-acid sequence MHSIAKESQARVAAKSRRIQTNSVKSRRAVPAACCTWPAESIWKAAFVFEGRRNQRCCSLCSGKAALATLWRREPLRLPFGPCLSPTCQQSSQVLSVKYQSGVLLLSLGWMPEISPVRKPRCSSMLPLRIVSHGPERVWGKLLSASQLPTWQLCNLHNSATQLRRRQRVMESCPQPLGAEVAAGKAGQKSLAACRAGAPQASQGKRHGELENIRRGSAMS is encoded by the exons ATGCACAGCATTGCGAAGGAAAGCCAGGCAAGAGTAGCAGCAAAAAGCAGGAGAATCCAGACGAATTCCGTGAAGAGCAGGAGAG CGGTCCCAGCGGCGTGTTGCACGTGGCCTGCAGAGAGCATTTGGAAAGCTGCCTTTGTCTTTGAAGGCAGGAGAAATCAGCGGTGTTGTAGTTTATGCAG TGGGAAAGCAGCCCTGGCCACTCTTTGGAGGAGAGAACCTCTACGTTTGCCGTTTGGACCATGTCTTTCCCCGACCTGCCAGCAGTCCTCGCAG gtcCTCTCGGTGAAGTACCAAAGCGGAGTCCTGTTGCTGAGCCTGGGCTGGATGCCAGAG ATCTCTCCAGTAAGAAAACCCAGATGTTCTTCCATGCTGCCGCTGAGGATTGTTTCACACGGCCCGGAGAGAGTATGGGGAAAGCTGCTGAgcgccagccagctgcccacctggcagctctgcaacttgCATAACTCTGCTACGCAGCTGCGTAGACGGCAGCGTGTGATGGAAAGTTGTCCTCAGCCTTTGGGTGCAGaagtggctgcagggaaggccgggcaaaaatccttggctgcctgccGTGCTGGAGCCCCACAGGCGTCCCAGGG aaagaggcatggagaattggagaatatccgcagaggctctgccatgtcctga
- the LOC125684320 gene encoding uncharacterized protein LOC125684320 isoform X11 has protein sequence MHSIAKESQARVAAKSRRIQTNSVKSRRAVPAACCTWPAESIWKAAFVFEGRRNQRCCSLCSGKAALATLWRREPLRLPFGPCLSPTCQQSSQVLSVKYQSGVLLLSLGWMPEKETWRIGEYPQRLCHVLKEMVEEKAAQGPERQKEAWRIGEYPQRLCHVLKEMVEEKAAQAEASFLLQTSGNTNKHSNFRYGPQDLHSFKDAA, from the exons ATGCACAGCATTGCGAAGGAAAGCCAGGCAAGAGTAGCAGCAAAAAGCAGGAGAATCCAGACGAATTCCGTGAAGAGCAGGAGAG CGGTCCCAGCGGCGTGTTGCACGTGGCCTGCAGAGAGCATTTGGAAAGCTGCCTTTGTCTTTGAAGGCAGGAGAAATCAGCGGTGTTGTAGTTTATGCAG TGGGAAAGCAGCCCTGGCCACTCTTTGGAGGAGAGAACCTCTACGTTTGCCGTTTGGACCATGTCTTTCCCCGACCTGCCAGCAGTCCTCGCAG gtcCTCTCGGTGAAGTACCAAAGCGGAGTCCTGTTGCTGAGCCTGGGCTGGATGCCAGAG aaagagacatggagaattggagaatatccgcagaggctctgccatgtcctgaaggaaatggtggaggagaaggcagcacaag gtcctgagagacagaaagaggcatggagaattggagaatatccgcagaggctctgccatgtcctgaaggaaatggtggaggagaaggcagcacaag CAGAGGCCAGTTTCCTACTACAGACATCCGGAAACACCAACAAACACAGCAATTTCAGGTATGGACCCCAGGACTTACACAGCTTTAAAGATGCTGCGTAA
- the LOC125684320 gene encoding uncharacterized protein LOC125684320 isoform X10, translated as MHSIAKESQARVAAKSRRIQTNSVKSRRAVPAACCTWPAESIWKAAFVFEGRRNQRCCSLCSGKAALATLWRREPLRLPFGPCLSPTCQQSSQVLSVKYQSGVLLLSLGWMPEKETWRIGEYPQRLCHVLKEMVEEKAAQGPERQKEAWRIGEYPQRLCHVLKEMVEEKAAQGMDPRTYTALKMLRKDYERMYCKDPRPPHLTRQRMAA; from the exons ATGCACAGCATTGCGAAGGAAAGCCAGGCAAGAGTAGCAGCAAAAAGCAGGAGAATCCAGACGAATTCCGTGAAGAGCAGGAGAG CGGTCCCAGCGGCGTGTTGCACGTGGCCTGCAGAGAGCATTTGGAAAGCTGCCTTTGTCTTTGAAGGCAGGAGAAATCAGCGGTGTTGTAGTTTATGCAG TGGGAAAGCAGCCCTGGCCACTCTTTGGAGGAGAGAACCTCTACGTTTGCCGTTTGGACCATGTCTTTCCCCGACCTGCCAGCAGTCCTCGCAG gtcCTCTCGGTGAAGTACCAAAGCGGAGTCCTGTTGCTGAGCCTGGGCTGGATGCCAGAG aaagagacatggagaattggagaatatccgcagaggctctgccatgtcctgaaggaaatggtggaggagaaggcagcacaag gtcctgagagacagaaagaggcatggagaattggagaatatccgcagaggctctgccatgtcctgaaggaaatggtggaggagaaggcagcacaag GTATGGACCCCAGGACTTACACAGCTTTAAAGATGCTGCGTAAGGATTATGAACGCATGTATTGCAAAGATCCCAGGCCTCCCCATCTGACAAGACAAAGGATGGCTGCCTAA
- the LOC125684320 gene encoding uncharacterized protein LOC125684320 isoform X5, with protein sequence MHSIAKESQARVAAKSRRIQTNSVKSRRAVPAACCTWPAESIWKAAFVFEGRRNQRCCSLCSGKAALATLWRREPLRLPFGPCLSPTCQQSSQVLSVKYQSGVLLLSLGWMPEISPVRKPRCSSMLPLRIVSHGPERVWGKLLSASQLPTWQLCNLHNSATQLRRRQRVMESCPQPLGAEVAAGKAGQKSLAACRAGAPQASQGKRHGELENIRRGSAMS encoded by the exons ATGCACAGCATTGCGAAGGAAAGCCAGGCAAGAGTAGCAGCAAAAAGCAGGAGAATCCAGACGAATTCCGTGAAGAGCAGGAGAG CGGTCCCAGCGGCGTGTTGCACGTGGCCTGCAGAGAGCATTTGGAAAGCTGCCTTTGTCTTTGAAGGCAGGAGAAATCAGCGGTGTTGTAGTTTATGCAG TGGGAAAGCAGCCCTGGCCACTCTTTGGAGGAGAGAACCTCTACGTTTGCCGTTTGGACCATGTCTTTCCCCGACCTGCCAGCAGTCCTCGCAG gtcCTCTCGGTGAAGTACCAAAGCGGAGTCCTGTTGCTGAGCCTGGGCTGGATGCCAGAG ATCTCTCCAGTAAGAAAACCCAGATGTTCTTCCATGCTGCCGCTGAGGATTGTTTCACACGGCCCGGAGAGAGTATGGGGAAAGCTGCTGAgcgccagccagctgcccacctggcagctctgcaacttgCATAACTCTGCTACGCAGCTGCGTAGACGGCAGCGTGTGATGGAAAGTTGTCCTCAGCCTTTGGGTGCAGaagtggctgcagggaaggccgggcaaaaatccttggctgcctgccGTGCTGGAGCCCCACAGGCGTCCCAGGG aaagagacatggagaattggagaatatccgcagaggctctgccatgtcctga
- the LOC125684276 gene encoding protein piccolo-like, with protein MLHTETELCGFRERDPPLEPTGSSAAACASAGHSSGWAVTRFLSKRRTQESRQLKVAALQAMSRTKPVHLWNGAGQGGKRKASAEADASGLPLKRSHVESQECGTAPKRAVVSSSDVPEDITDIQGLLSWINDVARAAEVPQENPSSPAPACFIAELPDNPGDSRELSTQAATGTPTDPFWGLPPSPGLLLELQCGLSELRPVVPPASARLSPRPTTLAVSAPPSVQTAQPTEEVQQRQPQEVQAHSPPSPGSVPSQVAEKKNRGSTKRGAKRPVPDGTPQNGESSQQEQPTSNAPAKKRKLLPQRERSERKGRKHACQGRLSGAGAGVSSSGQAGTGSELRMHLHESIQAVHPLGQRVTAVGPVRQPPSVRPQPSASAGPAALQPQDSKTNKAEPTAPGSMAREECTAKRMAPSCPRPSLQRSSPLRRDPPSPPPPAALHQQQPQPRRPMDFVPCVGPRAGGGAAPIVMEESLPITAEQRPERERMKKLAQEERQRAAQQMKIGPVQFLVQREIDMAIADQYGYP; from the exons ATGCTGCACACGGAGACTGAGCTCTGTGGTTTTCGAGAGAGAGATCCTCCTTTAGAGCCCactgggagcagcgctgcggcgTGTGCGTCAGCTGGGCACAGCTCCGGCTGGGCAGTGACCAG GTTCCTCTCCAAAAGGAGAACTCAGGAATCCAGGCAGCTGAAGGTTGCAGCGCTGCAGGCGATGTCAA GGACAAAACCTGTGCATCTGTGGAACGGTGCGGGGCAAGGAGGGAAACGTAAAGCCTCCGCAG AAGCTGATGCCAGTGGCCTTCCTCTGAAGCGCAGCCATGTGGAAAGCCAGGAGTGTGGCACAGCACCCAAGAGAG CAGTGGTGAGCAGCTCGGATGTGCCGGAGGACATCACGGACATCCAGGGTTTGCTCTCTTGGATCAATG atgTGGCAAGAGCTGCTGAGGTCCCCCAGGAGaaccccagcagccctgcccctGCATGTTTCATCGCTGAGCTCCCTGACAaccctggggacagcagagaGCTCAGCACTCAGGCTGCTACCGGGACGCCCACCGACCCCTTCTGGGGGCTTCCTCCATCCCCCGGGCTCCTGCTTGAGCTGCAGTGCGGGCTGTCGGAGCTGCGCCCCGTCGTGCCACCAGCGAGCGCCCGGCTCAGCCCACGGCCGACCACCCTGGCTGTCAGCGCACCTCCCTCAGTGCAAACCGCACAGCCCACCGAGGAGGTGCAGCAAAGGCAGCCCCAGGAGGTTCAGGCTCACTCGCCCCCGTCGCCTGGCTCTGTCCCCAGCCAGgtggcagaaaagaagaacaggGGCAGCACCAAGCGGGGGGCCAAGCGCCCTGTGCCTGATGGCACCCCCCAGAATGGGGagagctcccagcaggagcagcccaccAGCAACGCCCCAGCCAAGAAAAGGAAGCTGCTGCcgcagagagaaagaagtgagAGAAAAGGCCGCAAACACGCGTGCCAAGGGAGGTTGTCTGGGGCTGGTGCAGGAGTCAGCAGCAGCGGGCAAGCGGGCACAGGCAGCGAGCTGCGCATGCACCTGCATGAATCTATCCAGGCCGTGCACCCGCTGGGGCAGAGGGTGACTGCGGTGGGCCCGGTGCGCCAGCCACCCTCTGTGCGGCCCCAACCCTCAGCcagtgctggccctgctgccctccagccccaagacagcaaaacaaacaaggcaGAACCAACAGCTCCAGGCAGCATGGCACGAGAGGAGTGCACTGCCAAGAGGATGGCACCGAGCTGCCCGCGCCCATCCCTGCAGAGGAGCTCACCGCTGCGGAGGGacccaccatcaccaccaccaccagcagcgCTGCACCAACAGCAGCCTCAGCCGCGGCGCCCCATGGACTTTGTGCCCTGCGTGGGGCCGCGGGCGGGTGGTGGTGCGGCACCCATAGTGATGGAGGAGTCGCTGCccatcacagcagagcagcgGCCCGAGCGGGAGCGCATGAAGAAGCTGGCCCAGGAAGAGCGGCAGCGGGCAGCCCAGCAGATGAAGATCGGCCCCGTGCAGTTCCTGGTGCAGCGGGAGATAGACATGGCCATCGCCGACCAGTACGGCTACCCGTAA